One Ostrea edulis chromosome 2, xbOstEdul1.1, whole genome shotgun sequence genomic region harbors:
- the LOC125678339 gene encoding cilia- and flagella-associated protein 65-like isoform X1 encodes MCVLVYVLSVKSVIKFLIQDNMPSVVEVSQPVAVTAAPQPVKQYVPQMPLFTTMEKTNYHGIEVINEIVWQGWEPGREYTKNIVLKNVNVKTQKIKYKVPSTRFFSTLYPKPVVLSAGTSFSLPVTFRPLEKVVYTDKIEFHLKDGSFELPIRAVLPQVDISVPEFLDFNMCAAKDVVHTTFEVKNTGDLETKIEWEMKAPFTVEPSAAILKSGSIRQFKATFTPITACVYQGEAACKYGPDLMYGKITKLEGIGKYPHILVSSPGSPSNSLDSTNHEAEIKFSQTPVGSTIQKWVELHNLAPVRAPYKIQHPSKMSRIDTVFDCPQKEGIVPPMSSVRIPVTYTPNTVDTKSTDYFNVVAIGNISKAVIKCVGSSKGPTVHLGAKSVNFMQIDLGAVATRTVDIVNNSAVEATFQFMLDCNESVFKLEKTSGVVRPNTTMTVVMKFVPQHPINYHRRVTCMVHNQGPLFLDMLGTCHSELIKPAVLLAKHLDKYKCHVERGLSLYPPEQLNENVKTGKIELDDAGCLMIPDKSETGTDSSLPVVPPMDEYFNDGFHCDINNSVPHVSIDTNIADFGHCSNLRVIEDKIINVTNHTYGKVTIQWNCGNDRTFSIMPSTMDIPPLKSCAFQVTFKPTVPNQFYGAELECFAYYKSLRDYRLVEDNTHSPPWCLTLTCTGQTFQANNETFLPRLTFDTSHLVFPAVNTKESTYRTILLTNNGTTPIMFDVLKDPTNTFTVKPSKALLKGQQQIFVVKITPSEVKHYKHDLTFRLNDDEKYNRCVELWGSAESPEVVLDTDGVMYFRQTCIGTATTKDYTIKNVSRIPLRFEWKMVYKDKQLLSVTPSSGLIQPNETQAHTWSFVPAAEEKYVMKPCLIVWGQGFHSSSSGGKKKQFTVRAIGEGSLGDIKADNTYLDFGDVVVGSSTSKMISIVNNSTCSLHYSLIVDQAMDGPYPEEITRDDKLALVLDRTEGVLPARSRHKILATVKPIRRVNYQFAVSYKLITPMGQEVSSKAQEPQHLCHVLTTGVFPVMAVSDARCYGSAVGISKKQLWALFSLDNMNLCLDSDPSAEEIRYSVATRHSHARRPPVYTRAIMDFNFSAAPLDSEPCIVNLMFENTGTVATEWSFLFPTDLQLELEYWAETGEFDEDELHEMKVMDNKLFSIEPQQGKLEPGECRTVSFTYRHTMAGTDRLPVLLKLARGREILLNFIGVTVEPERKYIHFPSNKHMFTPVAVGEKVSPKQVYELYNGGASPVKFNFDLAPLELLRKENFDQPVFECLTPVGEIPPGRSFCVEWRFSPIEAKTYMIDVPVHVHNGDTAIVTFTGVGFDRRVMGDTMPITDQQDLTGVPGVQSVSVPGQLMYLSQERLSFGNLPLFSRARRMVFVTNRAKDRDVSFEWHVTSQADAQFIEDYLSISPIRGRLSPGESRMCRVVFSACGVPSFYDLDLVCETTDELEMDKYKMELAAWEKEKYRQKYEFCVTENDLDADKRLTDDVEIVERPSSHLRSLEEKKIEAEGELTKYKTLPPIKQLSPDERKALDSRKKRKENELWEKPSPPVPFLLHLGLTARTHDIREFQATFPEEYRDFFIDRSLSERVSKSAGRKQALAASTSNIIPCSTGEADVVSGVLGNVLRGLLDDTYFHEAVKKVINDEVPYYTQIGERPTTAPPIEMRAGPSGKTKSVQEDTPREELSRVSSATLPVSPEATPPSSAGSKKSQKSEKKKLRKTKTPPRHTMEEVERVKKEESKIKEKQNLKKIPEFGNSAESIIENTLLNIVTEALSEEFSITARPRFIALPKRTASAKSRQSNNAKKN; translated from the exons TAGAATTTCATTTGAAA GATGGGTCATTTGAACTTCCAATCAGAGCTGTCCTACCACAGGTGGACATTTCAGTGCCTGAGTTCTTGGACTTTAACATGTGTGCTGCTAAAGATGTGGTTCATACCACATTTGAAGTCAAGAATACTGG GGACCTGGAAACAAAGATTGAATGGGAAATGAAAGCACCATTTACTGTAGAGCCTAGTGCTGCAATCCTTAAATCTGGATCAATTAGACAATTTAAAGCAACATTTACTCCAATC ACTGCCTGTGTTTATCAAGGCGAGGCAGCGTGTAAATATGGACCAGATCTTATGTATGGAAAAATTACAAAACTGGAAGGCATAG gtaaataccCTCACATTTTGGTATCCTCCCCTGGCAGCCCTTCCAACAGTCTGGACTCTACAAATCATGAAGCAGAAATCAAGTTTTCTCAAACTCCTGTTGGTTCCACCATACAGAAATGGGTGGAGCTCCACAATCTCGCTCct GTTCGTGCTCCATACAAGATACAGCACCCTTCCAAGATGAGTCGCATTGACACAGTGTTTGATTGCCCACAAAAAGAAGGCATTGTTCCACCAATGAGTTCAGTTCGAATTCCa GTCACTTACACTCCAAATACAGTAGATACTAAATCTACAGACTACTTCAATGTTGTTGCTATTGGAAATATCAGTAAAGCAGTCATTAAATGTGTTGGGTCTTCAAAAG GTCCTACTGTACACCTTGGAGCGAAGAGTGTCAATTTCATGCAGATAGATTTGGGAGCTGTGGCTACTAGGACAGTGGATATTGTCAACAATTCAGCTGTAGAGGCCACGTTTCAG TTCATGCTGGATTGTAATGAGAGTGTGTTTAAACTTGAGAAGACCTCAGGAGTGGTACGACCCAATACcacaatgacagtagtgatgaaaTTTGTCCCCCAGCATCCCATCAACTACCACAGGAGGGTCACATGTATGGTTCACAATCAG gGTCCTTTGTTCTTGGATATGCTTGGAACATGTCATTCAGAGCTGATCAAACCGGCTGTTCTCTTGGCTAAACATCTAGACAAGTATAAATGTCATGTGGAAAGAGGGCTTTCTCTTTATCCACCAGAG cAACTGAATGAAAACGTGAAGACAGGAAAGATAGAATTGGATGATGCTGGTTGCCTTATGATTCCTGAT AAATCTGAAACAGGAACGGATTCCAGTCTGCCAGTTGTTCCTCCAATGGATGAGTACTTCAATGATGGCTTCCATTGTGACATCAAT AATTCTGTTCCACATGTCAGCATAGATACCAACATTGCAGACTTTGGACACTGTTCTAATCTAAGAGTCATAGAAGACAAG aTTATCAATGTGACAAATCACACCTATGGAAAGGTAACGATTCAATGGAATTGTGGGAATGATAGGACATTCTCCATTATGCCATCTACCATGGACATCCCTCCTCTAAAGTCATGTGCTTTCCAAGTCACTTTCAAACCT actGTCCCTAACCAGTTCTATGGAGCAGAATTGGAATGTTTTGCCTATTACAAGAGTTTGCGAGATTATCGCCTGGTAGAGGACAACACTCACAGTCCCCCTTGGTGCCTCACACTCACCTGTACAG GTCAGACATTCCAAGCGAACAATGAGACCTTCCTGCCTCGTCTGACCTTTGACACGTCACATCTTGTTTTCCCCGCTGTAAACACCAAGGAGTCAACCTACAGGACAATTCTGTTGACTAACAATGGCACAACTCCCATAATGTTCGATGTCCTGAAAGACCCAACAAA CACATTTACAGTGAAGCCATCTAAAGCTTTGCTGAAAGGTCAACAGCAGATCTTTGTAGTCAAGATAACTCCCAGTGAAGTGAAGCACTATAAACATGACCTGACTTTTAGACTCAATGACGATGAAAAGTACAACAGG TGTGTTGAGTTATGGGGTTCAGCAGAATCTCCGGAAGTTGTGCTAGATACTGATGGAGTGATGTACTTCAGACAGACCTGTATTGGTACTGCCACCACTAAAGACTACACCATCAAAAACGTCTCTAGGATACCActcag ATTTGAAtggaaaatggtttacaaagaTAAGCAGCTTCTCTCTGTCACTCCATCTTCAGGCCTCATTCAGCCCAATGAGACACAG GCCCACACTTGGTCATTTGTACCTGCTGCTGAAGAAAAGTATGTCATGAAGCCCTGTCTAATTGTCTGGGGTCAGGGATTCCACAGTTCATCATCAGGGGGCAAGAAGAAACAATTCACAGTCCGGGCCATCGGTGAGGGGTCCCTTGGAGACATTAAG gCTGACAACACATACCTGGACTTTGGTGATGTGGTGGTGGGTAGCTCAACGTCTAAGATGATCAGCATTGTTAACAACAGTACCTGTAGTTTGCACTACAGTCTGATAGTAGACCAGGCAATGGATGGGCCATACCCAGAGGAAATCACCAGGGATGATAAACTAG CCCTGGTTCTGGATAGAACAGAGGGAGTGCTGCCTGCTAGATCTCGACACAAAATTCTGGCCACAGTCAAACCAATCCGGAGGGTTAATTATCAGTTTGCCGTTTCCTACAAGCTCATCACCCCCATGG GTCAAGAGGTCAGTTCCAAGGCACAGGAGCCCCAACACTTGTGTCATGTCCTGACCACAGGTGTGTTCCCTGTAATGGCAGTCTCTGATGCTCGGTGCTATGGCAGCGCAGTAGGCATCAGCAAAAAGCAACTCTGGGCTCTCTTCTCACTTGACAA TATGAATTTGTGCTTGGACTCGGACCCTTCTGCAGAAGAAATTCGATACAGTGTAGCAACAAGACATAG CCATGCTAGAAGGCCCCCAGTGTATACAAGAGCCATCATGGACTTTAACTTCAGTGCTGCTCCACTAGACAGTGAACCTTGCATTGTGAACCTCATGTTCGAAAACACTGGAACAGTTGCCACAGAATG GTCCTTCCTATTCCCTACGGACCTTCAGCTAGAGTTGGAATACTGGGCAGAAACTGGAGAATTTGATGAAGATGAATTGCATGAG ATGAAGGTGATGGACAACAAGCTGTTCTCCATTGAGCCTCAGCAAGGGAAGCTGGAACCGGGTGAGTGCAGGACAGTGAGCTTCACGTACAGACACACTATGGCAGGGACTGACCGACTGCCTGTTCTGCTTAAACTGGCAAGGGGCAGAGAAATCCTG TTGAATTTCATTGGTGTGACTGTGGAACCTGAGAGGAAGTACATTCATTTCCCATCCAACAAACACATGTTTACACCTGTTGCTGTTGGTGAAAAAGTTAGTCCTAAACAGGTGTATGAGCTTTATAATGGTGGAGCCTCACCTGTCAAGTTCAACTTTGACCTTGCACCTCTGGAGCTTTTGCGAAAG GAGAACTTTGACCAGCCAGTATTTGAGTGTTTAACACCTGTAGGAGAAATTCCTCCAGGAAGATCCTTCTGTGTCGAATGGAGATTCTCTCCAATTGAAGCCAAAACATACATG ATTGATGTTCCTGTTCACGTTCATAATGGGGACACGGCCATTGTGACATTTACTGGGGTTGGCTTTGACAGAAGAGTTATGGGAGACACGATGCCCATTACAGACCAGCAGGATCTGACGGGGGTCCCAGGGGTCCAGAGTGTCTCTGTACCAGGACAG CTGATGTACCTGTCACAAGAGAGACTTTCCTTCGGAAATCTGCCTTTGTTCAGTCGAGCCAGAAGAATGGTGTTTGTTACCAACAGAGCTAAGGATCGAGATGTCTCATTCGAATGGCATGTCACATCACAAGCTGATGCTCAG TTCATTGAGGAT tatCTGTCGATATCTCCAATTCGTGGAAGATTGTCCCCTGGAGAAAGTCGAATGTGCCGTGTGGTGTTTAGTGCCTGTGGAGTCCCATCCTTCTACGACCTGGATCTGGTTTGTGAA ACTACAGATGAACTGGAGATGGATAAATACAAGATGGAATTGGCTGCATGGGAAAAGGAGAAATACAGACAGAAATATGAGTTTTGTGTCACAGAGAATGACCTGGATGCTGACAAGAGGCTCACGGACGATGTAGAAATTGTG GAACGTCCTTCAAGCCATCTTAGGTCACTGGAAGAGAAAAAGATTGAAGCAGAGGGAGAACTTACAAAATATAAG ACCCTCCCACCAATAAAGCAACTGTCTCCAGATGAGAGGAAAGCTCTGGACTCCAGGAAGAAGAGGAAGGAGAATGAATTATGGGAAAAACCGTCGCCTCCCGTACCCTTCCTTCTACATTTGGGACTGACCGCCAGGACTCATGACATCAGGGAATTCCAGGCCACATTCCCGGAAGAGTACAGAGACTTCTTCATTGACAG GTCATTAAGTGAGAGAGTAAGCAAGAGTGCTGGTCGGAAGCAGGCCCTGGCTGCAAGCACCTCTAACATCATACCCTGTAGTACTGGGGAGGCTGATGTTGTATCTGGGGTACTGGGCAATGTTCTGAG AGgtcttttagatgacacatacTTCCATGAGGCAGTGAAAAAAGTGATCAATGATGAAGTTCCATATTATACACAAATTGGAGAGAGACCTACCACTGCCCCACCCATAGAGATGAGGGCAGGGCCAAGCGGGAAGACCAAGTCTGTCCAGGAGGACACCCCGAGGGAGGAGCTCAGCAGAGTGTCATCTGCCACACTTCCTGTTTCTCCAGAAGCCACGCCTCCTTCATCTGCCGGCAGTAAGAAGAGTCAGAAAAGTGAAAAGAAG aAGTTAAGAAAGACTAAGACACCCCCACGACACACAATGGAAGAGGTGGAGAGAGTGAAGAAAGAGGAATCCAAAATAAAGGAAAAACAAAATCTCAAGAA GATACCCGAGTTTGGCAATTCTGCAGAATCAATAATCGAGAACACGCTGCTTAATATTGTAACAGAGGCCCTGTCAGAAGAATTTAGTATTACTGCACGGCCCAGATTTATCGCATTACCCAAGAGAACAGCATCAGCCAAAAGCAGACAGTCAAATAATGCGAAGAAAAACTGA
- the LOC125678339 gene encoding cilia- and flagella-associated protein 65-like isoform X2: MCVLVYVLSVKSVIKFLIQDNMPSVVEVSQPVAVTAAPQPVKQYVPQMPLFTTMEKTNYHGIEVINEIVWQGWEPGREYTKNIVLKNVNVKTQKIKYKVPSTRFFSTLYPKPVVLSAGTSFSLPVTFRPLEKVVYTDKIEFHLKDGSFELPIRAVLPQVDISVPEFLDFNMCAAKDVVHTTFEVKNTGDLETKIEWEMKAPFTVEPSAAILKSGSIRQFKATFTPITACVYQGEAACKYGPDLMYGKITKLEGIGKYPHILVSSPGSPSNSLDSTNHEAEIKFSQTPVGSTIQKWVELHNLAPVRAPYKIQHPSKMSRIDTVFDCPQKEGIVPPMSSVRIPVTYTPNTVDTKSTDYFNVVAIGNISKAVIKCVGSSKGPTVHLGAKSVNFMQIDLGAVATRTVDIVNNSAVEATFQFMLDCNESVFKLEKTSGVVRPNTTMTVVMKFVPQHPINYHRRVTCMVHNQGPLFLDMLGTCHSELIKPAVLLAKHLDKYKCHVERGLSLYPPEQLNENVKTGKIELDDAGCLMIPDKSETGTDSSLPVVPPMDEYFNDGFHCDINNSVPHVSIDTNIADFGHCSNLRVIEDKIINVTNHTYGKVTIQWNCGNDRTFSIMPSTMDIPPLKSCAFQVTFKPTVPNQFYGAELECFAYYKSLRDYRLVEDNTHSPPWCLTLTCTGQTFQANNETFLPRLTFDTSHLVFPAVNTKESTYRTILLTNNGTTPIMFDVLKDPTNTFTVKPSKALLKGQQQIFVVKITPSEVKHYKHDLTFRLNDDEKYNRCVELWGSAESPEVVLDTDGVMYFRQTCIGTATTKDYTIKNVSRIPLRFEWKMVYKDKQLLSVTPSSGLIQPNETQAHTWSFVPAAEEKYVMKPCLIVWGQGFHSSSSGGKKKQFTVRAIGEGSLGDIKADNTYLDFGDVVVGSSTSKMISIVNNSTCSLHYSLIVDQAMDGPYPEEITRDDKLALVLDRTEGVLPARSRHKILATVKPIRRVNYQFAVSYKLITPMGQEVSSKAQEPQHLCHVLTTGVFPVMAVSDARCYGSAVGISKKQLWALFSLDNMNLCLDSDPSAEEIRYSVATRHSHARRPPVYTRAIMDFNFSAAPLDSEPCIVNLMFENTGTVATEWSFLFPTDLQLELEYWAETGEFDEDELHEMKVMDNKLFSIEPQQGKLEPGECRTVSFTYRHTMAGTDRLPVLLKLARGREILLNFIGVTVEPERKYIHFPSNKHMFTPVAVGEKVSPKQVYELYNGGASPVKFNFDLAPLELLRKENFDQPVFECLTPVGEIPPGRSFCVEWRFSPIEAKTYMIDVPVHVHNGDTAIVTFTGVGFDRRVMGDTMPITDQQDLTGVPGVQSVSVPGQLMYLSQERLSFGNLPLFSRARRMVFVTNRAKDRDVSFEWHVTSQADAQYLSISPIRGRLSPGESRMCRVVFSACGVPSFYDLDLVCETTDELEMDKYKMELAAWEKEKYRQKYEFCVTENDLDADKRLTDDVEIVERPSSHLRSLEEKKIEAEGELTKYKTLPPIKQLSPDERKALDSRKKRKENELWEKPSPPVPFLLHLGLTARTHDIREFQATFPEEYRDFFIDRSLSERVSKSAGRKQALAASTSNIIPCSTGEADVVSGVLGNVLRGLLDDTYFHEAVKKVINDEVPYYTQIGERPTTAPPIEMRAGPSGKTKSVQEDTPREELSRVSSATLPVSPEATPPSSAGSKKSQKSEKKKLRKTKTPPRHTMEEVERVKKEESKIKEKQNLKKIPEFGNSAESIIENTLLNIVTEALSEEFSITARPRFIALPKRTASAKSRQSNNAKKN; this comes from the exons TAGAATTTCATTTGAAA GATGGGTCATTTGAACTTCCAATCAGAGCTGTCCTACCACAGGTGGACATTTCAGTGCCTGAGTTCTTGGACTTTAACATGTGTGCTGCTAAAGATGTGGTTCATACCACATTTGAAGTCAAGAATACTGG GGACCTGGAAACAAAGATTGAATGGGAAATGAAAGCACCATTTACTGTAGAGCCTAGTGCTGCAATCCTTAAATCTGGATCAATTAGACAATTTAAAGCAACATTTACTCCAATC ACTGCCTGTGTTTATCAAGGCGAGGCAGCGTGTAAATATGGACCAGATCTTATGTATGGAAAAATTACAAAACTGGAAGGCATAG gtaaataccCTCACATTTTGGTATCCTCCCCTGGCAGCCCTTCCAACAGTCTGGACTCTACAAATCATGAAGCAGAAATCAAGTTTTCTCAAACTCCTGTTGGTTCCACCATACAGAAATGGGTGGAGCTCCACAATCTCGCTCct GTTCGTGCTCCATACAAGATACAGCACCCTTCCAAGATGAGTCGCATTGACACAGTGTTTGATTGCCCACAAAAAGAAGGCATTGTTCCACCAATGAGTTCAGTTCGAATTCCa GTCACTTACACTCCAAATACAGTAGATACTAAATCTACAGACTACTTCAATGTTGTTGCTATTGGAAATATCAGTAAAGCAGTCATTAAATGTGTTGGGTCTTCAAAAG GTCCTACTGTACACCTTGGAGCGAAGAGTGTCAATTTCATGCAGATAGATTTGGGAGCTGTGGCTACTAGGACAGTGGATATTGTCAACAATTCAGCTGTAGAGGCCACGTTTCAG TTCATGCTGGATTGTAATGAGAGTGTGTTTAAACTTGAGAAGACCTCAGGAGTGGTACGACCCAATACcacaatgacagtagtgatgaaaTTTGTCCCCCAGCATCCCATCAACTACCACAGGAGGGTCACATGTATGGTTCACAATCAG gGTCCTTTGTTCTTGGATATGCTTGGAACATGTCATTCAGAGCTGATCAAACCGGCTGTTCTCTTGGCTAAACATCTAGACAAGTATAAATGTCATGTGGAAAGAGGGCTTTCTCTTTATCCACCAGAG cAACTGAATGAAAACGTGAAGACAGGAAAGATAGAATTGGATGATGCTGGTTGCCTTATGATTCCTGAT AAATCTGAAACAGGAACGGATTCCAGTCTGCCAGTTGTTCCTCCAATGGATGAGTACTTCAATGATGGCTTCCATTGTGACATCAAT AATTCTGTTCCACATGTCAGCATAGATACCAACATTGCAGACTTTGGACACTGTTCTAATCTAAGAGTCATAGAAGACAAG aTTATCAATGTGACAAATCACACCTATGGAAAGGTAACGATTCAATGGAATTGTGGGAATGATAGGACATTCTCCATTATGCCATCTACCATGGACATCCCTCCTCTAAAGTCATGTGCTTTCCAAGTCACTTTCAAACCT actGTCCCTAACCAGTTCTATGGAGCAGAATTGGAATGTTTTGCCTATTACAAGAGTTTGCGAGATTATCGCCTGGTAGAGGACAACACTCACAGTCCCCCTTGGTGCCTCACACTCACCTGTACAG GTCAGACATTCCAAGCGAACAATGAGACCTTCCTGCCTCGTCTGACCTTTGACACGTCACATCTTGTTTTCCCCGCTGTAAACACCAAGGAGTCAACCTACAGGACAATTCTGTTGACTAACAATGGCACAACTCCCATAATGTTCGATGTCCTGAAAGACCCAACAAA CACATTTACAGTGAAGCCATCTAAAGCTTTGCTGAAAGGTCAACAGCAGATCTTTGTAGTCAAGATAACTCCCAGTGAAGTGAAGCACTATAAACATGACCTGACTTTTAGACTCAATGACGATGAAAAGTACAACAGG TGTGTTGAGTTATGGGGTTCAGCAGAATCTCCGGAAGTTGTGCTAGATACTGATGGAGTGATGTACTTCAGACAGACCTGTATTGGTACTGCCACCACTAAAGACTACACCATCAAAAACGTCTCTAGGATACCActcag ATTTGAAtggaaaatggtttacaaagaTAAGCAGCTTCTCTCTGTCACTCCATCTTCAGGCCTCATTCAGCCCAATGAGACACAG GCCCACACTTGGTCATTTGTACCTGCTGCTGAAGAAAAGTATGTCATGAAGCCCTGTCTAATTGTCTGGGGTCAGGGATTCCACAGTTCATCATCAGGGGGCAAGAAGAAACAATTCACAGTCCGGGCCATCGGTGAGGGGTCCCTTGGAGACATTAAG gCTGACAACACATACCTGGACTTTGGTGATGTGGTGGTGGGTAGCTCAACGTCTAAGATGATCAGCATTGTTAACAACAGTACCTGTAGTTTGCACTACAGTCTGATAGTAGACCAGGCAATGGATGGGCCATACCCAGAGGAAATCACCAGGGATGATAAACTAG CCCTGGTTCTGGATAGAACAGAGGGAGTGCTGCCTGCTAGATCTCGACACAAAATTCTGGCCACAGTCAAACCAATCCGGAGGGTTAATTATCAGTTTGCCGTTTCCTACAAGCTCATCACCCCCATGG GTCAAGAGGTCAGTTCCAAGGCACAGGAGCCCCAACACTTGTGTCATGTCCTGACCACAGGTGTGTTCCCTGTAATGGCAGTCTCTGATGCTCGGTGCTATGGCAGCGCAGTAGGCATCAGCAAAAAGCAACTCTGGGCTCTCTTCTCACTTGACAA TATGAATTTGTGCTTGGACTCGGACCCTTCTGCAGAAGAAATTCGATACAGTGTAGCAACAAGACATAG CCATGCTAGAAGGCCCCCAGTGTATACAAGAGCCATCATGGACTTTAACTTCAGTGCTGCTCCACTAGACAGTGAACCTTGCATTGTGAACCTCATGTTCGAAAACACTGGAACAGTTGCCACAGAATG GTCCTTCCTATTCCCTACGGACCTTCAGCTAGAGTTGGAATACTGGGCAGAAACTGGAGAATTTGATGAAGATGAATTGCATGAG ATGAAGGTGATGGACAACAAGCTGTTCTCCATTGAGCCTCAGCAAGGGAAGCTGGAACCGGGTGAGTGCAGGACAGTGAGCTTCACGTACAGACACACTATGGCAGGGACTGACCGACTGCCTGTTCTGCTTAAACTGGCAAGGGGCAGAGAAATCCTG TTGAATTTCATTGGTGTGACTGTGGAACCTGAGAGGAAGTACATTCATTTCCCATCCAACAAACACATGTTTACACCTGTTGCTGTTGGTGAAAAAGTTAGTCCTAAACAGGTGTATGAGCTTTATAATGGTGGAGCCTCACCTGTCAAGTTCAACTTTGACCTTGCACCTCTGGAGCTTTTGCGAAAG GAGAACTTTGACCAGCCAGTATTTGAGTGTTTAACACCTGTAGGAGAAATTCCTCCAGGAAGATCCTTCTGTGTCGAATGGAGATTCTCTCCAATTGAAGCCAAAACATACATG ATTGATGTTCCTGTTCACGTTCATAATGGGGACACGGCCATTGTGACATTTACTGGGGTTGGCTTTGACAGAAGAGTTATGGGAGACACGATGCCCATTACAGACCAGCAGGATCTGACGGGGGTCCCAGGGGTCCAGAGTGTCTCTGTACCAGGACAG CTGATGTACCTGTCACAAGAGAGACTTTCCTTCGGAAATCTGCCTTTGTTCAGTCGAGCCAGAAGAATGGTGTTTGTTACCAACAGAGCTAAGGATCGAGATGTCTCATTCGAATGGCATGTCACATCACAAGCTGATGCTCAG tatCTGTCGATATCTCCAATTCGTGGAAGATTGTCCCCTGGAGAAAGTCGAATGTGCCGTGTGGTGTTTAGTGCCTGTGGAGTCCCATCCTTCTACGACCTGGATCTGGTTTGTGAA ACTACAGATGAACTGGAGATGGATAAATACAAGATGGAATTGGCTGCATGGGAAAAGGAGAAATACAGACAGAAATATGAGTTTTGTGTCACAGAGAATGACCTGGATGCTGACAAGAGGCTCACGGACGATGTAGAAATTGTG GAACGTCCTTCAAGCCATCTTAGGTCACTGGAAGAGAAAAAGATTGAAGCAGAGGGAGAACTTACAAAATATAAG ACCCTCCCACCAATAAAGCAACTGTCTCCAGATGAGAGGAAAGCTCTGGACTCCAGGAAGAAGAGGAAGGAGAATGAATTATGGGAAAAACCGTCGCCTCCCGTACCCTTCCTTCTACATTTGGGACTGACCGCCAGGACTCATGACATCAGGGAATTCCAGGCCACATTCCCGGAAGAGTACAGAGACTTCTTCATTGACAG GTCATTAAGTGAGAGAGTAAGCAAGAGTGCTGGTCGGAAGCAGGCCCTGGCTGCAAGCACCTCTAACATCATACCCTGTAGTACTGGGGAGGCTGATGTTGTATCTGGGGTACTGGGCAATGTTCTGAG AGgtcttttagatgacacatacTTCCATGAGGCAGTGAAAAAAGTGATCAATGATGAAGTTCCATATTATACACAAATTGGAGAGAGACCTACCACTGCCCCACCCATAGAGATGAGGGCAGGGCCAAGCGGGAAGACCAAGTCTGTCCAGGAGGACACCCCGAGGGAGGAGCTCAGCAGAGTGTCATCTGCCACACTTCCTGTTTCTCCAGAAGCCACGCCTCCTTCATCTGCCGGCAGTAAGAAGAGTCAGAAAAGTGAAAAGAAG aAGTTAAGAAAGACTAAGACACCCCCACGACACACAATGGAAGAGGTGGAGAGAGTGAAGAAAGAGGAATCCAAAATAAAGGAAAAACAAAATCTCAAGAA GATACCCGAGTTTGGCAATTCTGCAGAATCAATAATCGAGAACACGCTGCTTAATATTGTAACAGAGGCCCTGTCAGAAGAATTTAGTATTACTGCACGGCCCAGATTTATCGCATTACCCAAGAGAACAGCATCAGCCAAAAGCAGACAGTCAAATAATGCGAAGAAAAACTGA